One window from the genome of Chitinophagaceae bacterium encodes:
- a CDS encoding DUF4113 domain-containing protein: MSGLKRTWKMRQFSLSPCYTSRLKDIIEVRA, translated from the coding sequence TTGTCAGGATTAAAACGTACCTGGAAAATGCGGCAATTTTCTCTGTCTCCCTGTTACACTTCACGGCTGAAAGACATTATAGAAGTGAGGGCGTAG